ACGAAAGGAATATCAGGCCTAATAAGCTGATTTCAAATCGATCCCTCTTGATATCGTCACTAAATCGTATTATATTAATTAGTTAGAAGCTTTTATAAAATTTTAACCGGACACTAATGATGACGGATTTATCCATGTTTACAGTGAAAAAGGTGAAGGGGCTACTTTTAACTTCTACCTGCCGGTATCAGAAAAAAAGATCATCAAAGAAAAGAAATTATCTAAAGTTGTATTGAAAGGTTCCGGGACCGTTCTATTGGTGGATGATGAGGATATGATTATTGACATCGGTGAACAGATGCTGAAGAAGATGGGTTATGCGGTATTCCTGGCAAAAAGTGGAAAAGAGGCACTTAAGATCTATGAAAAGAATAAAGACAAAATTGATATCGTCATATTGGACATGATCATGCCGAATATGAGTGGTGGGGATACATTTGACCGGCTAAAACAAATAAACCCTGCGATAAAGGTTCTTCTTTCCAGCGGTTACAGTATCAGCGGACAGGCAACCGAGATACTGGAGCGTGGGTGCAATGGTTTTATCCAGAAGCCATTCGATATAAAACAGCTGTCAATGAAGTTAAGCGAGATTTTGGATGAGAGTTGAGCCCTGCAATATGCAATCCAAGTCACCCATAAAATGATTTATGCTGCCGCATCCTAATATACAGGCTTACTATCTATACTTGCTGCCTGAACACATCAGGATAGAAATGTCTCTGAACTGTTGAATTTTATGGCAATTACTATAATTATCGTTAATTAAAGCAAATCAAAAACTACTATGCTGGTAGATTTAAAGCCTCTGTAGGTTATTTATGTCTGTTCCCATTTTACTCTTGCGGTTTACTAAAATTTAAAAGCGCTCAATTAAATTATTTTTTGAATCGGTCAGCATTGAGCCGAATTCCTGAAAATTTCGATGCAGCTCAAAACAGCTGCCCAGATCATGGGGAATATGACCAACGCGTGCCTCCCGAACATATCTTTCCAGATACGGTTTATAATCAGGATGAGCGCATTTTTCGATGATCAGTTTTGCGCGTTCCACGGGCCCCAGGCCACGCAGATCCGCCAATCCCTGCTCCGTGGCGACAACCTGGACAGAATGTTCGGTATGATCGATGTGGGTACACATGGGAACGACTGTCGATAGTTTACCGCCTTTTACCACCGACGGCGCGGTAAAGATGGAAAGATAACAGTTGCGGGCAAAATCCCCGCTGCCGCCAATGCCGTTCATAATATCGGTACCGAACAGATGCGATGAATTTACGTTCCCGTAAATATCAAATTCAAGGGCGGTATTGATTGAAATCACCCCCAGCCTCCGGATAATGCCCGGATGGTTGGAAATCTCCTGAGGTCGAAGTACGATACGTGAACCAAAATAATCCATATTATCGACAATCTGTTGCAGTTTATCCGATGTGATGGTCAGGCTGGTGGCACTGGCACCAAGGAGCTTCCCAGCGGCCATGATGTCCACCAGGGAATCCTGAAAGACTTCCGAGTACATCATAAACGGCGGTACATCCGGATCAGCCCCCAGAGCGGACATAATGCCGTTGGCTATGTTTCCTACCCCGGCCTGCAAGGGAAGGAAGGTTTGCGGAATACGTCCGGCCTTCATTTCATCCAACAGAAAACGGGTCACATGTCCAGCGATTTTAAGGCCGGTTTCATCCGGCTGAGTAAATGCACTCAAGCGATCCGGCTCGTCATTTTCTACAATACCGATTACTTTTCTCGGGTCCACCTGGGCATAGGGCCACCCGATTCGGGTCATGGGTTCATAAATGTGAATGGGATATCGGTGCGGCGGCGGAGGCATCACGATAATGTCGGCCATTTCTCTCAATCGAGGTGACTGATGCTTGTTAATTTCAATGATCACCTTTTCCGCATATTTTAAATAAGTCGGTGAAGCGCCAATCGATGTGGTTAGGTACACTCGTCCGTCGGGAGTGATTTCAGTGGCTTCCACCACCGCGGTGTTGATTTTCCATAAAAAACCTTCGGCAACGGCCTGCGGCAGGTGCGACAGGTGCATGTCTACATATTCTACCTCCTGCCGGTTGATCTGTTTCCTTAATGCACCACCGGTGTGATAGGGTCCTCGCCAGGCAATGGCGTTGGCCTTTGCCAGCTCTTCATCAATACTGTATCCACTGGATGCTCCGGTGAGCACCCGCACCTTGAAGTTTTTCCCTTTTGCATGTTCTTCAAGAGCACGTCTGGCCAGGGCTAACGGGACGGCTTTTGCCGCCCCAGCAGGAGTAAACCCGCTGAACGATACCGTATCGCCGTTTTGTATTTGGGCGACGGCTTCCTCAGTCGTTAAAATTGGATAATGTTTACCAATGGACAAAATATTTCCTCCCATTATATCTGAACTGATCTGAAATTACGTTTGTTAACCTTGAGTCATTTATGACTGTTTTTGGTGAATGTATATTTGCATACTCTATGCCAAATATAGAAGTGCCGGAAAGTGGAGATAACCCTTTTAAATAATAACTTTTTTTCTAAAGGTAGATTTTTTTCAGGAATGAATTATAAAAGAGTTCGTCAGAATTTTTTACAGGCTGTAAAGCAAATAAGCCGATAAAAAACCATACCATTTTAGGTTTGATTTAATTGATTCGATTTCTATGCAGCAATTTTAAAAAAACCGGATTGAGACTCCATTGATCGTCACGGATGCCTTAACATGTTTTTATCTCCCAGGTTAAGTTCAGAACTTTATAAAGTACTTCCCGCATCCCCGCCTGTTTGCTGCACACAGGCGGGGAGTGAGCAGTCGAAACCCCGGAGGTATGACCCGTCCGCAATTCTAAGGTGAGGCAGGCAGACTTCCTTGGCCTAAAACCTATATCTTCTCCGATATGTTACGATCTTTTTTATTACCACTTACCAGTTGAACCAAATCATCCACCACGGATTTCATACGGCCTGACTGGTCACGCATCTGTCCTGCCACGGAAGCCGACTCCTCCGCACTTGACGCAGTGTGATTGGTAACATTGTCCATTTCTGAAACCGCTGTATTTATCTGCTCGATCCCTAATGACTGCTCACGGGAAGCCTCTGCAATTTCTCCGATCAGGTCCTTCACCTTTGCCGCACTTTCTGCAACCTTGACAAAGGCCTCGTTCGTTCCTGATACGATCTGTGTGCCGTCTCCAATTTTCTTGACCGTATTTTCTATCAGACCGGCGGTATTCTGGGCGGCTTCTGCCGCACGCATGGCCAGGTTTCTCACCTCATCTGCAACCACGGCAAAACCCGCTCCGACTTCGCCGGCCCGGGCAGCTTCCACTGCTGCATTCAGGGCCAGCAGATTGGTCTGAAATGCAATCTCGTCAATGGTCTTTACGATTTTCTGGGTTTCCTTACTGGCACCGGTGATCTCAGACATGGATTCGGTAAGCTGCGTCATGGAGTTATTGGCGTCCTTGACGATCTCATGGGTTTGCTTGACAAGGTGATCAGCCTGGGATGCATTTTCCGCGTTCTGTTTGGTCATCGTGGCCATCTCTTCAAGCGAAGCGGATGTTTCTTCAAGAGACGCCGCCTGCTGTGAGGTAAATTCCACCAGTACCTGACTGGATTCTGCCACCTGCCTTGAGGTTTTTCCGGTGTTGCTTACGCCATTTTTAAGACTGTCGGTGATTCTTATCACCGGCTTTTCTATAATCTGCCACACCATAAAATAAAGGCCTGCAGAAAATACGCCCATAAAAGCCAGACCCAGAACCACCAGAAACTTCAGAAAGAACCTGGACGAAGCATGAATCTCTTCCAGATCTTGAGTAAACACCAAATACCACTCATGGAGAATATTGGCCTTTTTGATATCCACCTTGTGCCCGCAATAAAATTTTTCCCGGGCTTCAAATGATTCGTTAAATTTTATGAACTCGCTGTCTTGGGAAAACAGCTTGGAGGTAATCGGCTGTATTGTTTCCACCACGTCCTTCTTGAGAATCATATCCTTGTTCGGATGTGCAATCAGCATCCCGCGATCATCCACAAAAAACAGGTACCCTGTCTCACCGACTTTGATCTTGTCGATGAAAATCTCCGTAAAATAGCTCATCTGAGGAGCCACCACAGCCACACCGATGAGCTTTCCGCTTTTGGCTCTTACCGGCGCTGAAATGACGAAGATCGGGTTTCCGCGAAGTATACTCGGGTATACCTGGCTGATAAAGAATTTTTTCCCTTCATATACGGCCTTTATATAGCTGAAATGGGGTCCGCATTTTCCTATGGTCTTTCCACCCACGGTATCGGTTAAAAAAGTGCCGTCCTTAATGGTCTTTTTCTTGCCATTGACTTTGACCTCAAAACTTCTTCCGCCCGTCATCTTCACGGCAAGAGGAAGGTTTTCGTAATAGGGAAAACGGTTGTGGATGGACTGGAGATATTCATTGGCCTGGTGAACCACCTTGGGATCTTTCGGATTTGTCAGTGCCTCTATCACCCGAGGGTCTCCGGCAATCATCTGGGCCATACGAACCTGATCGTCAATCCAGTTTACCAGGGCAATGGAGGTTTCTTCCACTGTCTTTTGAGCGGTGACTTCTATGGCCTTCTCCTGGGCCTCAGACTGGATAATGTAAATAACCACAAATAGTATGGCAAAAAATACCGCCATGATTGGCAGACTCCAGGACAAAAATCGGACCAAAGCTTTCTTCTTGTTTTTTGTTTCATTATTATCTCCTTCGGTTTTTTAAATGAGTGAGTTTAGAAATAATCCGGCTGATTGTCAGCTCTTATTAAAGGGATTTTATGGTATCCAGAAATCTATTCGGTTGAATTTGGTAAAAACTTTAGTTTTTTTTGCACAGAATTGATATAGTGGTTGTCAAAAAATGTTTCGTTATCGAAAGGTTTTTTTCTACAACCACCTATACCGCAATTCCATATTTCGGAATATATTGATGGCAAACAGTATAATCGGAAGGTAGTGCCGGAAAGCATTTCCACCATAGACGTTTTTCTGCTACATTGACGACAGCGCCATTGAGAAGTTGGTTTTTCGAAGATCACCCCTTGTTCTTTTCAGTCGTATCAGAAGAAAAAAAGCATGGTTTTTTACATTGCATTTGAATATACTTTTTTAAAGGTCAATAAACTGTCATATATTACATTATGAATTACCACCACTTCAGTCCAAAACGCGATACGGAATATCTAACGGTCAGGGGAAGGTCCCTGGAAGTTGCCTGGCACGGCCCCGGTCCGGATGAAGCCCCCACACTGATTTTTCTGCATGAAGGTTTAGGCTGCGTGGATATGTGGCGGGACTTTCCGGAGAAACTGGCCGATATCACCGGGTGCGGATCGCTTGTTTACAGCAGGCTTGGGTATGGGCGATCCGAGCCATGTGATCTGCCGAGGCCTGTTCGCTATATGCATGATGAAGGTCTTGAGGTTCTGCCGGAACTGATCAAAGCCGCGGGTATACGCAAATGCATTTTAATCGGGCAGTCTGATGGCGGATCGATCGCCCTGATTTATGCCGGAGGAACACCTGCAGCACCTTTGCAGGGTCTGATTACCGAAGCGGCACATGTCTATTGCGAAAACATCAACATCCAGTCTATCAGGAAGGCAAAAGAGGAATATCTGAAAAACAATTTGTTTGAAAAGCTTAAAAAATATCATGGTGTCAATACCGACTGTGCTTTCCGGGGATGGAACGATGTCTGGCTTCATCCCGACTTTCTTTTCTGGAATATTGAAGAGTACCTTCCCGGAATCAATGTGCCCATACTGATCATCCAGGGGGAGAACGATAATTACGGCACAATCGCTCAGGTTGAAACGATTGATAAAAAGACGGGTGGTAGCTCCGAGAAGTTGATACTGGACGAGTGCGGGCATTCTCCCCATAAAGAATGTGAAGATGTCGTATTAGAAGCCATGAAACGATTTATTGAAAAAATTCTTAAACCCTGACATCATCCAGCGTTTCAAAAAGCAGCAATCAGGAGAGTTTTCATCGTTTAAAACGGAATATATTCATTGGGACCAAACAATCGTTTTTCCATCTTGGTTCGGTTCGACCGGGGAATTGCCTATTGGTCCGTTACCAGACTTAACAAATGAGATCGGAATCCTACACGCCCCCTATCTTCTCAGTTAAATCCATGCTGGCAGAAACGATCAACACTGCCGTGGGATTCTGTCCCTTGGGGCTGGCTCAAATCTAATTGAAGTCTGCCTCAGGCAGACCGTACGTTCATTTCTAGACAAGATGGTTTTGTCTGGTAACGGGCCAATAGGCGATTCCCCGGTCGAACCTTAGGTTTCATGCTTCGTTGTGTCCAGTCGGGCAGGAAAATGTATGAAAATGACTATAATACCAATTTTTGTTCTGGTCTGTCCAGGTAAACCTAGGATGTGATTCGACGAAGAACCTGTGGGAGGAGTCCTACGGGTGAGATGGTTAATACTGCGAAATGTATTGAATATTATGGACGATTCATCCCCCTTTTGTGGGCGGAGTGAATCGTCCATTA
This is a stretch of genomic DNA from Thermodesulfobacteriota bacterium. It encodes these proteins:
- a CDS encoding response regulator codes for the protein MDDEDMIIDIGEQMLKKMGYAVFLAKSGKEALKIYEKNKDKIDIVILDMIMPNMSGGDTFDRLKQINPAIKVLLSSGYSISGQATEILERGCNGFIQKPFDIKQLSMKLSEILDES
- a CDS encoding succinate CoA transferase — encoded protein: MSIGKHYPILTTEEAVAQIQNGDTVSFSGFTPAGAAKAVPLALARRALEEHAKGKNFKVRVLTGASSGYSIDEELAKANAIAWRGPYHTGGALRKQINRQEVEYVDMHLSHLPQAVAEGFLWKINTAVVEATEITPDGRVYLTTSIGASPTYLKYAEKVIIEINKHQSPRLREMADIIVMPPPPHRYPIHIYEPMTRIGWPYAQVDPRKVIGIVENDEPDRLSAFTQPDETGLKIAGHVTRFLLDEMKAGRIPQTFLPLQAGVGNIANGIMSALGADPDVPPFMMYSEVFQDSLVDIMAAGKLLGASATSLTITSDKLQQIVDNMDYFGSRIVLRPQEISNHPGIIRRLGVISINTALEFDIYGNVNSSHLFGTDIMNGIGGSGDFARNCYLSIFTAPSVVKGGKLSTVVPMCTHIDHTEHSVQVVATEQGLADLRGLGPVERAKLIIEKCAHPDYKPYLERYVREARVGHIPHDLGSCFELHRNFQEFGSMLTDSKNNLIERF
- a CDS encoding methyl-accepting chemotaxis protein; translation: MAVFFAILFVVIYIIQSEAQEKAIEVTAQKTVEETSIALVNWIDDQVRMAQMIAGDPRVIEALTNPKDPKVVHQANEYLQSIHNRFPYYENLPLAVKMTGGRSFEVKVNGKKKTIKDGTFLTDTVGGKTIGKCGPHFSYIKAVYEGKKFFISQVYPSILRGNPIFVISAPVRAKSGKLIGVAVVAPQMSYFTEIFIDKIKVGETGYLFFVDDRGMLIAHPNKDMILKKDVVETIQPITSKLFSQDSEFIKFNESFEAREKFYCGHKVDIKKANILHEWYLVFTQDLEEIHASSRFFLKFLVVLGLAFMGVFSAGLYFMVWQIIEKPVIRITDSLKNGVSNTGKTSRQVAESSQVLVEFTSQQAASLEETSASLEEMATMTKQNAENASQADHLVKQTHEIVKDANNSMTQLTESMSEITGASKETQKIVKTIDEIAFQTNLLALNAAVEAARAGEVGAGFAVVADEVRNLAMRAAEAAQNTAGLIENTVKKIGDGTQIVSGTNEAFVKVAESAAKVKDLIGEIAEASREQSLGIEQINTAVSEMDNVTNHTASSAEESASVAGQMRDQSGRMKSVVDDLVQLVSGNKKDRNISEKI
- a CDS encoding alpha/beta hydrolase; the encoded protein is MNYHHFSPKRDTEYLTVRGRSLEVAWHGPGPDEAPTLIFLHEGLGCVDMWRDFPEKLADITGCGSLVYSRLGYGRSEPCDLPRPVRYMHDEGLEVLPELIKAAGIRKCILIGQSDGGSIALIYAGGTPAAPLQGLITEAAHVYCENINIQSIRKAKEEYLKNNLFEKLKKYHGVNTDCAFRGWNDVWLHPDFLFWNIEEYLPGINVPILIIQGENDNYGTIAQVETIDKKTGGSSEKLILDECGHSPHKECEDVVLEAMKRFIEKILKP